In Streptococcus oralis, a single window of DNA contains:
- the fabD gene encoding ACP S-malonyltransferase — MTKTAFLFAGQGAQYLGMGRDLYDRYPIVKETIDQASQVLGYDLRDLIDKEETKLNQTRYTQPAILATSVAIYRLLKEKGYQPDMVAGLSLGEYSALVASGALDFEDAVALVAKRGAYMEEAAPAGSGKMVAVLNTPVEVIEEACETASKVGVVTPANYNTPSQIVIGGEVAAVDRAVELLQEAGAKRLIPLNVSGPFHTALLEPASQQLAGALEGVSFADFTCPLVGNTEAAVMEKGRIQELLTRQVKEPVRFYESIAVMQDAGVTNFIEIGPGKILSGFVKKIDKTAQLANVEDQASLDALLGN; from the coding sequence ATGACTAAAACAGCCTTTCTATTTGCGGGTCAAGGTGCTCAGTATCTAGGAATGGGTCGTGATCTCTATGATCGCTATCCTATCGTCAAGGAAACAATTGACCAAGCCAGTCAGGTTTTGGGTTATGATCTTCGTGACTTGATTGATAAGGAAGAAACCAAGTTAAACCAGACTCGATATACGCAGCCAGCTATTTTAGCGACTTCGGTTGCTATTTACCGACTATTGAAAGAAAAGGGTTACCAGCCAGATATGGTAGCAGGATTGTCTCTTGGGGAATATTCTGCTCTTGTAGCAAGTGGTGCCTTGGACTTTGAGGATGCAGTTGCCTTGGTTGCTAAACGTGGTGCTTATATGGAAGAAGCTGCACCTGCAGGCTCTGGGAAGATGGTTGCCGTTCTTAATACTCCGGTTGAAGTGATTGAGGAAGCTTGTGAAACAGCCTCTAAAGTTGGAGTAGTGACTCCAGCCAACTACAACACCCCAAGCCAAATCGTTATCGGTGGTGAGGTGGCTGCAGTTGACCGCGCAGTTGAACTCTTGCAGGAAGCAGGAGCAAAACGATTGATTCCTTTAAATGTATCGGGTCCTTTCCATACAGCCCTACTTGAGCCAGCCAGTCAGCAACTAGCTGGAGCTCTTGAGGGAGTAAGTTTCGCTGATTTCACTTGCCCACTAGTTGGCAATACGGAAGCTGCTGTTATGGAAAAAGGTCGAATCCAAGAGCTTTTGACGCGTCAGGTCAAAGAACCTGTTCGTTTTTATGAAAGTATTGCTGTGATGCAGGATGCTGGGGTAACCAACTTTATTGAAATTGGTCCTGGTAAGATCCTATCAGGCTTTGTCAAAAAAATCGATAAAACAGCTCAGCTAGCTAACGTTGAAGACCAAGCAAGCTTGGATGCTTTGTTAGGAAACTAA